The sequence below is a genomic window from Candidatus Methanoplasma termitum.
AAAAGAACAAAAAAAATCAATATGATGCTGCTGATCGCGGCATTGGCTGTTCTGTCGCTTACGGCGACGACAGCGTTAACAGGCACGCAGACAGCGACGGCTGCGGAAGGCATCACTTACTACGATGCGTACGGCAACTTGCAGACCGTTCCGGAAGGAAAGACCGTTACTGTATTGAACCAATCCTCCTTTGAAAAAATAGAGGATTCCTATTATATCTGGGATAAAGAAAATGAAGGTTGGTGGTTCTTGGTAGAAGACAAAATTGTGCTGGATGGTGAACTCATCCTCGCCGGTGATATAAATATCATCTTTTCAGACAACAGCAGGTTGCAGCCTCATAGAGGAACGACCATCACAAAGGGAAGCAATCTCGCACTGTATCCGCAATCGGCCGATGGAGGCGGGAGCCGTTTGACGAGTATGACGGGCACTCCTCTTACTATGAAAGAGGGGACATCGCTCATCAATGCCATCATCATTTCCGGCTCGGGCGGCTATAATGGCGCCATCAACTGTATCGGAAACATCTCCTACATTGTGAACGGCAAGAACGCCACTATTAGCGGCAATAACTCCGGAATAAAACTGAACAACAACGGAGAGATCCACAATTACGGAAACATCCACGGCCTTTACCTTATCAATAATAGCAGCGGCATTTGGTCGGAATCCGGCGGCACCATAATAAACTACAGCAGCGGCGTGATTTCCGGCCACACATACGGCGTATGTCTCAAAGCCGGAGGACAGCTTGATAACTACGGAACTATCCGGACATCTGCGGCTGAGGATAAATTCGGTCTCTATGGGGTATTCGTATACAATACCGGCAAAGTGATCAACTGGGAAAGCGGCCTGATCCAGAGCATCGGCGAGGGCGTCCGGTTCCACGAAGGAAGTAAATTAGATAACTACGGCACCATCGTGGGTGATAAACACTCTCTGTCTGCTTACAATGAAGATGGTTCCTTGACCCTTTTTAATACGGGTACCTTGGCCGGTGCAGTCGATCTTGGAAACGGTGCGCATTCGGTCACTTTCACAGTCGGCAGTGTGATCGATGGCGCCTTCGATATCGGAAATAATCAGAATTCCGCTCTGAATTTCGTCGGCGTTCTGGATGATCCGCTGACCGTAGCTACCATTAACGGCAAGGTCAATATCGGAAATGTCATGAATGATATCGGCGGTCTAGTGCTGCCTTCGGGTATGAAGCCGGGCGATAAGATCATCCTGATCGATGGATCGACCGTAGCAATAGACGGATCTCCCGCGAATGATACTTTCACAATGGACAAATATGATTTTGAACTGAAAGTAGAAGAGACTCAGCTGATAGCATTGCTGTCGAGTCTTGACCCAGATATCACAGACCCCGAGATAACGGATCCTGAAATCACCGACCCAGATATCACAGACCCCGAGATAACGGATCCTGAAATCACCGACCCAGATATCACAGACCCCGAGATAACGGATCCTGAAATCACCGACCCAGATATCACCGACCCAGATATCACAGACCCCGAGATAACGGATCCTGAAATCACAGATCCTGAGATAGTAAACCCTGAGAAGCCCGGCCCCGGGACTCCCATAAAGATTTATTATGTCACAGCAAACGCCGATCTGGGGGCGAAGATATCCCCGGCGGGGAAGACGTCGGCCGGAGCAGGAAGTAACCTGACATTCGCATTCTCCGCAGTTGATGGATACCTAATAAGCGCAGTTAGAGTGGATGGAACATACCTATCTCGTGCCGAGATAGATCATGGATACTATACATTCAGCAACCTGAACATGAACCATACGATAGAGGTCATCAGTGAAGCTCTGTCTATTTTCCTCACCATTAACGTGAACAGCGGGAAGGGTCATGCAGAATATAGTGTGAACGGCGGATCGTTCATGAAGTATTCCTCAGCTGTTGCACTCCCGCTGCATGCTGATATCACAGTCAGAGCGGTGGCCAATCGCGACTACCGTTTTGACAAATGGGAGACTCCTGCGGTGAAGACAGCGGCCGAGATCTCATTCGGAGACAACATGTCTTCATTGCACCTTGAGCTCTACTTCGCCGCCGACGGTTACAGTGTAAGCGGCAGCGGTGCAGACGGCAGTGACGAGAACAGGACCGGAGACGCTGTGAAGAACGATATTTTGTGGTTTGCCACATGGTTCATCCTGCTTCTGCTCGTGGTAGCCTTATTGATGCTTTTGTTCTTCTTCAGAAGAAATTATAACATCATCAAGGCAGACCTCACTGACTCGATAATCGGAAAGGACAGAGTTCGCCGGAAGCACGAGTATTCATTTACAATAAATGGAGGCCAGTCCGGGACCGTCTCATATCGCATTGGGAACAGCGGAGAGTGGAAGGACCTCTATCCTAATGCCGACGGAAAGTACGTCATACCAAAGGGTGAGATCATAAACGATGTAATGATCAGACACCGCTGATCCGACCGGGACAGATCCTTTACCGGCAGGATGCCGGAAACATTTTACATTCTTTTTTGACAGAGTCGCAAAGTTCCGACCGAATAAAGCTCTGCCGGAAGATAATTTTAATCTGAATAACGTAATTCGGAGACCATGGCAATAAACTTCAACGATTACAAATGCCAATTCTGCGGCAAGACCAGCACCAACTTCGCTTTTGCGGCGTTCGTATGCGATGACATAGAATGCATAGAGAAAGCCAGGGAGGAAAGGGGAGGCCCTGCCGGCCATATGAAAAGAAAGGCCGAGGGGAGACCGATCATCCCCGAGGACCTTAACAGGGACTGATCAGTGCCTGAATACCCTGCAGCCCGTGAACACCATCGCCATGTTGTGCTCGTTGGCCGCATCTATTACTTCCTGATCTCTGATGCTTCCGCCCGGTTGTATGATGGCTGTGACGCCGGCCTTGGCCGCCTCGTCCACGCCGTCCCTGAACGGGAAGAAGGCATCGGACGCCATTACCGAACCTTCCGTGGATTCGTTGGCCTTCATTGCCGCTATCTTTGCGGAATCCACACGGCTCATCTGCCCTGCACCGATGCCGACCGCCCTTTCTCCTTTGACGTACACGACGGCGTTGGATGTCACGTGTTTCGCTAATTTCCAAGCGAACAGCATAGCGTCGATCTCTTCCCTGGTGGGGCTGCGTTTCGTGACGACTTTCAAATTCTTCGGGTCTATGGCGACATCCTCGTCTGTCTGTACGAGCAGCCCGCCGTAGACCTTCTTCATCTTGTACTCTCTGTGCCTTTCGGACGGGGCTATCGGAGAGTTGGTCCTAAGCAGGCGGATGTTCTTCTTCTTTGAGAGAAGCTCGATCGTGCCTTCATCGTAATCGGGGCAGATCACACACTCGACGAAATACTGAGATATCATCTCTGCGGTCTTCATGTCGCAGTTGCGGTTGAGACAGATCACGCAGCCGAACGCAGATAAGGGATCGACATTGTATGCGGTCTTGAATGCTTCGAATATGGTATTTTCAGAAGCGAGACCGCAGGGGTTTGTGTGCTTCATCACGACGGCCGTGGGCTTCTCGAAATCCATTGCGATGTCGAGTGCTTTATCAAGATCCAGAATGTTGTTGAACGACAGCTCTTTGCCGTGCATGAACTCGGACTTCGCAACGGTGGTGCCTGTTGTGAACGGAGATCTGTAGAATGCCGCTTTCTGGTTGGGGTTCTCCCCGTAGCGAAGGTCCTCTACCTTTTCGGAAGGAACGGGGAACGACTTGGGGAATCCCTCTCCGAACTTGCCGAACATATACGATGCTATCATTGCATCGTACTCTGCGGTCGCAATGAACGCTTCCATCATAAGCTTCTCAAGGGTCTTTTCGGATACTTCGCCGCCGGAGTTGAGTTCATCGATTATTCTCTGATATTGATCGGGACTTGTGATGACGGCGACGGACTTGTAGTTCTTTGCGGCGGCCCTTATCATACTCGGACCTCCGATGTCTATGTTCTCAACAATGTCCTCGTACTTTACGCCGGGCTTCAGAACTGTTTCTTTGAACGGATAAAGGTTCACAACCACCATGTCGATGGGTTTTATTCCTTTTTCTTTAATGGCGGCCATATGCTCCGGGAGGTCCCTTCTCGCCAGGATCCCGCCGTGCAGTTTCGGATGGAGGGTCTTCACGCGGCCGTCCAGCATCTCGGGGAACCCCGTTACGTCCGACACTTCTTTGACTGAAATACCGTTTTCTTTCAGGAGTTTGAACGTTCCCCCCGTAGATATTATCTCGACGCCGTTCTTTGTAAGTTCCCTTGAGAAATCCAATATTCCGTTCTTATCAGAAACGCTGATAATCGCCCTTTTTATTTTTGCCAACTACAGTCCTCCTTTGAGAGGTACCTCGCGTTTCGTGGGTACATTTTGATAAGGCGCTTATGTTAGATAAAGACTACTTTTGGAAAATATGCCCATGAAAAAAATCTTTTGTTTTCATATCGAAATCATGAATGAAATATGCAAAAGCAATAATGAAAACACCGCAAACACCGCAATAAAATGTCCGCAAAGGCAGTAATGCACTTTTTGTACATACTGCATCATATGCCCGATAATCCTCAAAATGAAACGCTCAGCGTTCGAGAACACCACAACATACGTTGAACTGACAGAAAAAGGAAAAGCATTGGCTGTCCATCTTCAGGATGCTGAAAAAGTGCTTTCAGACGGCCCCTGATGCTCAAAAAAAGTTTTTTGATCGAAAATTCCGCCATTTATTTAGATTAACTCTCATCTTTAAATCTTTATATCGTCCCAGTCTGCATTCCCGTTCGCACCGATGAGCCAGTTGAGGGCATAGTGCCTTTCGCGTACCACATCGCAGTTCATACCCGCCGGGCTTCCGGTGCCTTTTGCCCTTGCATCCGCACAGGCTCGGTCGTACCGCATCGTCAGGTCGGCCGCCTGCAGCAATTCTTCTTTGGTCCGCGGCTTGGCATTCTGAACGATCTCGTCCACCCCGAGGTATTTCCATATTACCTTCCCCATGTTGAGAACATCGCACTTCTTTTCCGGATGGCTGAGCTCTTTCGCATATCCCAGCGCCCACATAAGAACATGGCAGCATTCGTATCTCCAGACGAATCTGGCATAATCTTCCTTTTCCGGCTCTTTTATCGCCACAAAAGCCGTTTCTTCGGGAGTCAGGTGGTCGCTGAGTTTTCCTTCCGCGATCTCGCTCATTGTGTCCAGATAATAATGCCCCTCCATCCAAGTGTCCCCGCCTGTGCGCACCTCGCTGTATACACTCACCGCATACATTGCCAGCAACCGAAGCGCGATGTCTCTCGGCGTTCGTATCGTAGCCTCGGATTCTGTTACTTCCGCACGGAGCTGCGGAGAGTGCGGGACCCCTTTCTCTTTCAGCATTGCGATCGACTATTCTCTGCGTGCGGCATCTGATGATGACTCGCCTGCTTTTTGTTCTTTCTTGTTGTTCGACATGTCACACACTCCCGTCGTTCATATTATCATGAACTCGGATAGTAATCTGCGTGCTGAGGATATATAACAACCCATAGTACTTCCGAAATTGCGCATAAAAATGTAAGAACGGGCTGAGCCCGTTTGAAAAGTTTAAAGCAGAGCCTTCATGACCCTGTCGGCCCTTGCGTCAAGCGTCTCGACATGGGAGACCTTGCTCGCGTACTCAGACAGAGCGACGATGTCTTCATTCTCAATGCACTCGAGCTTGAATTTCCTTGTTCCCGCCATTAACTGCTTCAGTCCCTCTCCCAGCCTGTCGTGGAAGTATGTGTAAAGGGAGACCGCTCCCCATGGGATGTCCGCGCCGATCTTCTTCTTGGGGAACCTTTCCTGCAATCCCGTCGCTGCAATGAAGAACTTGTGCGGATCCGCTCCGTACTGTTCGACGAACGACTGAGGAAGCTGGTGCTTCTCTGCCAGCTCGGCGTAGTGCTTCCCCTTCACCGCTGCGGTGATCGGGCCTCTCGCCATTGCGATGGATTTGACGATCGGTCCCTGGCCCATGTCCGAAAGCGCGAACGCTTTGTACATCTGGGTCTCATTGATGAACCCGCCTGCGAATGACAGGTCCGGAACGTATCTTCTCTGCTTCTTGAGTTCTTTTGCACACGCCATTACCTGGCTGAACAGCCATATACCGGGCGAGCTCAGCTCGTTCATGTGGCTGACCGGGGACATTCCCGTTCCGCCGCCAGCCGCATCGAATGTGAGAAGATCGATCTTTGCTTCCGAAGCGCATTTCATTGTGAATGCGACCACTTCCGGCTTGTATGCTCCGGTCTTCAGGAAGACGTTCTTCGCACCTTTCTGCCTCAGCTGGTCTATATCCTCGAGGAATGCCTGCTCGTTGGGGAACCCTACGCGGCTGTGTCTCTCGAATGTTTTGAACACTCCCGATTTGAATGCTGCCTGGACCTCCGGATCGGACGGGTCCGGCATGACAATGTATCCTCTGGATTGGAGTTCCAGCGCTCTTTCCAGAGTGTTGAGCCTTACTTCTCCTCCGATGGCCTTCGCTCCCTGGCCCCATTTCCTCTCTATAACTTCAACATTGAGCTTAGAAAGACCGTAATCTTCCACATGGGCGCGTGCGTCCTCGACGTTCGTCTGCATAACGATGCGGCCGTTCTTTCCGTCCCAGTAATCTTTGTATGATTTCACACGGAACGCCATGTCCGGGGATGACTGTACCTTTCCGTTCGAGTATACAGCTTCGGAATCCATTCCGCAGACGTTCTCACCTATTACTTCACAAACACCCGCAAGTGCGGCGCCTCCGGCCAGCTCCTTCCAGTTGCTCTTTGCGACCGCGGTGGAGCCGAGTCCGGCGATGTGCACGGGCAGCTTCATCTTGATCGGGTTCTTTCCCCTCGATCCGACAACTGTCGAGATGTCCACATTCTCGAAGAATGCGACATCGGGGTTGGGTTCGATGCCTTTTGCGCCGATGAGCTCGGCCATTATCTGGAAGTGCGACCAGTCAAGGAGGTAGTCCTTGTTCGAGGCTGCGGTGGATTTTCCGAAGTGCTCCGGGCTCGGATAGAGTACCTCTCTTCCCCTGAGTGCGCCTTTTCCTACTTCGCAGAGGACGTTGCAGTCCTCGATGCACACGGGACACATTCCGTTTATCGGACACGGGTCCTTCACGCGGATCGATGTGCCGGTTGTTGATTTTGAATTCTCGATTGACATGTTCATATTCATCATCTTCATAGTTCGACTATGATTGATACTCAAAATTTTTTCATAGATTTAAGCCTTTTTGACGAGAAAAAATATGTATGGACAATTGTCTAATTTGATTGTTAAATTATGTAAAATACTCGATATTAATTTAATTATTTAGATGATTGTACAATGGGTTTTTGACGTTATTTTTGTTCGCACATCACACATAATTGATAAAGTGTTCCGACTTTTCTTGCTTTCTTGTGTATATGTCAACTGAGAATATTCCCTACAATAATGTCCCCCTTCTTCATACACGTAGGAAAATAATCGTGGGTCTGGTAACCTATAGACCTTTGAAATTTTGAAATTGTTAATATTAGCCACTGCTCGATAACACGGTCATGAAGACCGAAATGGAATTTTGATCGAAGTCGTCGTTGTCATTTTGCTTCCGGCTGCAGTGATGGGGGCTGCTGCCGGCAATGACAATAACAACGAAAAACGTGTTGATGGCCACTACATATATACAATCACTCCGATTAATTCATACAATTCTAAACCTTTTCTTAACTATTTTACATCACGGTGATAAAATGCCACTCCTCAAGAAAAAGAAAATATCGACGCCCGTCAGGGGTTCTGTCACAGGTGCGGGTTCGATCTTATGAGTAAAGTTGAGTCGCCGAAGTCGGAACCGAAACAGAAAGTAACCGGCAGCAGAACCGGACCCGGGAAGAAAGAACAGACAGATGCGCTATATTGGCTTCCCCTCGATCGGTTGTCATTAGACCCCGCGGTAATGGAATGCATCAAACTGGGTCTTTCCTGTGGTAAAAGTGTGGAAAGAACTGCCAAGGGTGTGTCTGAGATCACAGGACTGGATATTCAAGAATCAAAGAAACTTGTAATGAAGGCTATGACGGACGCCATCGCTCTGGCGAGGAAGAAGAAAACCTGTACGTACTGCGGCGGAGATATGAATGCCGATGGTAGATTCTGTCGTAAATGTTTGAGGGAGGTAGGTTGGGAGAATAGGCCGGAGCCGCCGATGGAGACAGAGGCGGTCGAGGAGCCGGGACCTGCGATCGATGAAGAACCGGAGCCCGTATGTACGCTGGTAACGATCTCCGTTGAAAGCACAACAAGATATGGCGGCGGATACGATCCCGAACGGAATGAACGTATGGAACCTCCTTTTAATATAGAACATAAAGAACAGGCGGCCAAGAACCTTGTGGACGGATTCAACACTGGATCCCTTATTGTGCATGATCCCGATTATGAACGTTACTGTGCCAAAGGTTGGAGCATTTATAACGGAACGAACGAGGCCACGATATTCGTTCCATGCTCGAATGATATGATCCTTCTTTTCAGAATGAAGCAAAACGAACGGAGTGTCAACCGCATTGAGTACGGTGCCCCTCCTCTCGGCATCGTCCGTTTCTTTAACATAAAAAACGTTGAGTTGGAAGGTTCGGTCCTTCGAGCATACAGTACGGATCCAGACAATTCGTTCTCGTTCAATCTGGATCCCGTCGATCGGCCGGCCCATCCCGAGGATTGTATAGAAGACGGGGCCACCGCAGTTAAATTATTGATCGACGGGTTCCGTCGCGGGAAGATCGACGGTTGGTCGGAGCAAGGCGAGAATGTTAAACTTACCATTGCTTGTTTTGGAGGATATGTTGATTTCACGATGAGACGGGAGGATCATAAAAAGAACCGTGTGTCGATCCACAGATATGATGCCTCGTACACCATATGCAACATCGTCAGAATGAACAAGAGCGGAGATTACGTGGAAATGAGCGACTGCTCGGTCGGGTCGAAATCTTCGTATAAGCCGGAGAACCGCATAACTTTCAGAATAAACAAGAAGCCGTCGGGATGATGCCTTCGTGTAAGATCGAAACTGATTGAGACAAAGTTTATTTGTCCCCCCCCCCAATATCTAATTATGAAGATCGAAGGCAGAAAGAAGAATGCCCTGATCATTGGGATCATGTGGATAGCTGCCGTGACGATCGTCGCTCTGCTCACTCCCAGGAGCGAGGCAACACTTACATTACCATTTCTTTGGATTCCGATCTGTTTCTTTCTTGCTTTAATGGGTTTCATCATATACTTCGGCCACTACGGGTTTCTTGCAGGGTTCAACATGATGACGGAGGAAGAGCTGGCCGTTTACGACATGGACAAAATTACAACGTTCATGGGGTTTTCTTTCATAACATTATCATTTATCCTTTTCCTCACTTGGCCGTTGGTGGAGATCTACGGCTCCGGTGCATTTACGATTATGCTGGTTGTTTTCATCTTTGGAGTGATAGTAATGGCCGGCTTTGCTAACAGTAAACGTTTCAAGAAGAACACCCGATCAAAATGAGTGTAAGCAGCATAGATTAATTATGCGAAAAATAAATTCAGTGTTCATGCAATTGAAAGACCGTAAAACCGGTGCCATAATTATCGGAATCATATGGGCAGCAGCTGCAGCGATCTCTTTCTACATCATTCAACCATCAGTGTTGCTCAGGTTAGTGATTGTGTTCTTCCCCCTGTTATTCCTATATTACGGTCTGGCATTCTACAGCGGATTGACCTCGTACGCAGAAAGACAATTCGAATACCTTTCACACCACGGGAAGCCGGGATTGAACATCGAATCGTTCATGATGAAGACCGGACTGCTCTTTGTGACTGCGTCGTTCCTTACGTTCCTCTGGGTGCTCATATTCGACAATATAAGGCTGGTACCGTTTGTTGCGGCGCTTGCGATCTTGGTGTCCATAAGCATATGGACGCACCGTGTCACAGTGCACAAGAAAAAGAACCGCACGCATCTGTAAATCCTCGATATGCTCGGATAACGAACATTTACTGCCTTTCCATAAGCTTATTTATTCCCCCCCCCCATATCTGATTATGGTTCTCGAAGGCAGATGGAAAGGTGCTGCTATAATGGCAGTGTTGTGGGCGGTTGCCGCTGCCGCCGCATTCTATCTTTTGCCTTTCGATACCGGAGATTGGTTCTCGCGGGTGTACCTTGTACTCTCTTTCTCTTTGTTTTTGTTCGGGTTGTTCACATTTCTCGGGCCGGACCGATTGGTCAATAGTTGGGAAAAAAACCAAGCCAGATTGAATAAACCGATGTTTGACACAGTGAATGTGTCGTTTGTAGCTGGAATCATGCTCGTTACGATTTCATATGCGGCTTTACTGTTTAGCATTCTTCAGAATGGCTGGAGAACGGCCGCTTTTTTTGCTTTTTTCATTCTGTTTTATTATTATCTGTATTACATGTCCCGCCAAACAGGACAGAGGCTTTTCAGAAGAAAGGCTTTCAGGAAATCATCCTGAAAGCCCGAGGGAAAATATCGCATGAAACATCCGGTCTCATTACCGACCGGTATGTTGTCGGGGTTTACCGCGGGTTCTTCATTTTTTCATATACTTTGCACTTTTTTTGTCGCCGATCTTCTTTATCTTTCCCTGTTTCTGAAGTTCGGACAACTTTGCTTCTATCGTTGTTATACTGATATCCGGCAAAAGTTCGGATATTTCTGCTTTTGATATCGGTGCCATGCTGTTAAGCACTGCTGCCTCTACGCGGTTACCTTTGTTCACCCTTTTATCTCCGACCACATCGAACCGCCTGTCCAGTTCTTTATAACAGGAGAACAGAGTAAAGATGAAATTCTCTATGAACGGAACATAATCGTTTTTATCTGAGTGCCACTCCTCGGATGATCTCTTCAGCGCTTCGTAGTATCTGTTCTTGGATTCGTTTATCTGAGCTTCGAACGAGACATATTTTCCTACATCAATGTCGTTCTTGTACATCAGAAGAAGGGTCATGAGCCTGGATATCCTGCCGTTGCCGTCCGAAAAAGGATGTATACAAAGAAAATCCAGGATAAAACAAGGTATCAGGATGAGCGGATCTATCCCTGCATCATCCTTTGCTTCCATATATGCCAGGATGAGCTGTTCCATCGCCTTTGGGGTCTCTTTTGATGTGACCGGAACGAACCTCACGCTGCGCGCTCCGTTCTCGTCTGTGCTTATTATGATGTTGTCCTGCTCTTTGTACATTCCTCCGCCCCTCGGCGTATAGGATGACATGATCTTGTGCATGCCCAGGATCAGCTCTTCGTTAAGTTCCAATGTTCTGTATTCTCTGTGTATGAGATCCAGAACATCGCGGTAACCTGCGATCTCCATCTCGTTATGGTTTAGAGGTGCGCTGTTCTTATTGACGATCTCTTCCATACGGCGATCGGTAGTAACGATCCCTTCGATCGCATTCGATCCTTTGACCGATTGGACCCTGGCGATGGATTCTAAGGCAACGAAAATATCTGAATTCACTTTCTTCCTTTGTTTCTCTTGTATTTTGGAAGATTCTATCTTGTTCGTCAGGCTTACAATGCCTGCACTTATCTTCAAATTCCTTATGAATGAATAATCGTAGCGCCGCATTGTATTCCCTGATAAGATATCATATTGCATATATTTGATACTGTTTATATGCAATAAATTTTTGAATTGTTTGTTTTATTGCATATTTTTTACCACTTTTATGTGCAATAAAGTGAAAACCCGATAAAAGGTCTTTTTAGATTGCATGCAACAAATGATTTAACCTCCGAACCGATAATAAATATGTGATCTACAAAGGCAGGTGGAAAGTCGCCCTTTTGCTGGCGGTTCTCTGGGTGTCTATGGTGTTGCTCATTGTCGAGTTCGTGAACTATGAGAATATGTACAGTCACGGTCCCCCCTTTTGGGACATTACTGACGTTTTTTGGATGTGCCTGAAGATGTATTCTATTTCCTGCGTGGGGGGAATTGCGATATATGTGGGGGTCTTACAAACACACCTTTTAATGCCGAAGGATGAAGAATCCCGAGATCGTTTGAGGAGAACCTCTTCTCAGAGAGGATTGTTCATTGTTACTGTGTCGTTTCTCTCCGTCCTGATAATATACTTGTCGGTGGAAATCTATGCGATAGGAGATTGGCTCGCCATCATACTTCTCATC
It includes:
- the purH gene encoding bifunctional phosphoribosylaminoimidazolecarboxamide formyltransferase/IMP cyclohydrolase gives rise to the protein MAKIKRAIISVSDKNGILDFSRELTKNGVEIISTGGTFKLLKENGISVKEVSDVTGFPEMLDGRVKTLHPKLHGGILARRDLPEHMAAIKEKGIKPIDMVVVNLYPFKETVLKPGVKYEDIVENIDIGGPSMIRAAAKNYKSVAVITSPDQYQRIIDELNSGGEVSEKTLEKLMMEAFIATAEYDAMIASYMFGKFGEGFPKSFPVPSEKVEDLRYGENPNQKAAFYRSPFTTGTTVAKSEFMHGKELSFNNILDLDKALDIAMDFEKPTAVVMKHTNPCGLASENTIFEAFKTAYNVDPLSAFGCVICLNRNCDMKTAEMISQYFVECVICPDYDEGTIELLSKKKNIRLLRTNSPIAPSERHREYKMKKVYGGLLVQTDEDVAIDPKNLKVVTKRSPTREEIDAMLFAWKLAKHVTSNAVVYVKGERAVGIGAGQMSRVDSAKIAAMKANESTEGSVMASDAFFPFRDGVDEAAKAGVTAIIQPGGSIRDQEVIDAANEHNMAMVFTGCRVFRH
- a CDS encoding DUF4272 domain-containing protein, with amino-acid sequence MLKEKGVPHSPQLRAEVTESEATIRTPRDIALRLLAMYAVSVYSEVRTGGDTWMEGHYYLDTMSEIAEGKLSDHLTPEETAFVAIKEPEKEDYARFVWRYECCHVLMWALGYAKELSHPEKKCDVLNMGKVIWKYLGVDEIVQNAKPRTKEELLQAADLTMRYDRACADARAKGTGSPAGMNCDVVRERHYALNWLIGANGNADWDDIKI
- a CDS encoding Fic family protein, producing MRRYDYSFIRNLKISAGIVSLTNKIESSKIQEKQRKKVNSDIFVALESIARVQSVKGSNAIEGIVTTDRRMEEIVNKNSAPLNHNEMEIAGYRDVLDLIHREYRTLELNEELILGMHKIMSSYTPRGGGMYKEQDNIIISTDENGARSVRFVPVTSKETPKAMEQLILAYMEAKDDAGIDPLILIPCFILDFLCIHPFSDGNGRISRLMTLLLMYKNDIDVGKYVSFEAQINESKNRYYEALKRSSEEWHSDKNDYVPFIENFIFTLFSCYKELDRRFDVVGDKRVNKGNRVEAAVLNSMAPISKAEISELLPDISITTIEAKLSELQKQGKIKKIGDKKSAKYMKK
- a CDS encoding DUF3784 domain-containing protein — protein: MKIEGRKKNALIIGIMWIAAVTIVALLTPRSEATLTLPFLWIPICFFLALMGFIIYFGHYGFLAGFNMMTEEELAVYDMDKITTFMGFSFITLSFILFLTWPLVEIYGSGAFTIMLVVFIFGVIVMAGFANSKRFKKNTRSK
- a CDS encoding beta/alpha barrel domain-containing protein; the protein is MKMMNMNMSIENSKSTTGTSIRVKDPCPINGMCPVCIEDCNVLCEVGKGALRGREVLYPSPEHFGKSTAASNKDYLLDWSHFQIMAELIGAKGIEPNPDVAFFENVDISTVVGSRGKNPIKMKLPVHIAGLGSTAVAKSNWKELAGGAALAGVCEVIGENVCGMDSEAVYSNGKVQSSPDMAFRVKSYKDYWDGKNGRIVMQTNVEDARAHVEDYGLSKLNVEVIERKWGQGAKAIGGEVRLNTLERALELQSRGYIVMPDPSDPEVQAAFKSGVFKTFERHSRVGFPNEQAFLEDIDQLRQKGAKNVFLKTGAYKPEVVAFTMKCASEAKIDLLTFDAAGGGTGMSPVSHMNELSSPGIWLFSQVMACAKELKKQRRYVPDLSFAGGFINETQMYKAFALSDMGQGPIVKSIAMARGPITAAVKGKHYAELAEKHQLPQSFVEQYGADPHKFFIAATGLQERFPKKKIGADIPWGAVSLYTYFHDRLGEGLKQLMAGTRKFKLECIENEDIVALSEYASKVSHVETLDARADRVMKALL